The sequence CCCTCCTCGTCGATGAGGAACGACGAGCGGACGATGCCCAGGTAGGTCTTGCCGTACATCGACTTCTCGCCCCACGTGCCGTAGGCCTCGGCCACGGTGTGGTCGGCATCGGAGAGCAACGGGAAACCGAGGGTGTACTTGGTGTCGAACTTCTGCTGGTCCTTGGGCTTATCCGGGCTGATGCCGACCGCGGCGACCCCCAGGGCGCTGAGCTGCTCGAGGTGGTCCCGCACGCTGCACGACTGGGCTGTGCACCCCGACGTGTCGGCCTTGGGATAGAAGTAGACGAGCAGCTTCTGGCCGGCGTAGTCGCCCA comes from Actinomycetota bacterium and encodes:
- the bcp gene encoding thioredoxin-dependent thiol peroxidase, with protein sequence MATLQPGDQAPTFTLADQNSTPVSLGDYAGQKLLVYFYPKADTSGCTAQSCSVRDHLEQLSALGVAAVGISPDKPKDQQKFDTKYTLGFPLLSDADHTVAEAYGTWGEKSMYGKTYLGIVRSSFLIDEEGRVIEAWYKVSPGDTVPKALEALGV